One Calditrichia bacterium DNA window includes the following coding sequences:
- a CDS encoding ABC transporter ATP-binding protein, with product MIRTVNLQKLYTTEEVETTALNSVNIEIKDGEFVAIMGPSGCGKSTLLNILGLLDNPSKGEYHFLGKEVSKYTERQRSNMRKENIGFIFQSFNLIDELTVFENVELPLLYLGVPTAERKERVNKVLERMEIMHRVNHFPQQLSGGQQQRVAVARAVVGGQKLILADEPTGNLDSAHGDEVMNLLTQLNEEGTTIIMVTHSPGYAEYSHRVIHLFDGHVVTENIKERFQI from the coding sequence ATGATACGAACCGTCAATTTACAGAAACTCTACACCACAGAAGAGGTCGAGACAACTGCCTTAAACTCTGTAAATATTGAAATTAAGGATGGCGAATTTGTCGCGATTATGGGACCATCCGGTTGTGGCAAATCCACATTGCTGAACATTTTGGGGCTGTTGGACAATCCCAGCAAAGGCGAATATCATTTTCTCGGGAAAGAAGTATCCAAATATACCGAGCGCCAGCGATCGAATATGCGAAAGGAAAATATCGGTTTTATTTTCCAAAGTTTTAACCTGATCGACGAATTGACGGTGTTCGAAAACGTGGAATTACCACTGTTGTATCTTGGCGTGCCCACAGCCGAACGCAAAGAACGGGTGAACAAAGTGCTGGAACGAATGGAAATTATGCATCGCGTGAACCACTTTCCGCAGCAGCTTTCCGGTGGTCAGCAGCAGCGCGTGGCAGTGGCGCGGGCAGTTGTTGGCGGACAAAAGCTGATTCTTGCAGACGAACCGACCGGAAACCTCGATTCCGCCCACGGCGACGAAGTGATGAACCTGCTCACCCAGCTCAATGAAGAAGGCACAACGATTATCATGGTTACCCACTCCCCGGGATATGCGGAATACAGCCACCGCGTCATCCATTTGTTCGACGGGCATGTGGTTACCGAAAACATCAAAGAGCGTTTCCAAATTTAA
- the fahA gene encoding fumarylacetoacetase has protein sequence MKKYDATTDPKLKSFIDVSPDSHFPIQNLPYGVFRRKSGGDSHIGVAIGEFVLDLSELESAGLLNTKTRYFAGEAVLNKFMGAGNAVWQSVRERISELLRHDVSTLRDNQKMRETVLIPQKDTEMQLPVNIGDYTDFYSSEYHATNVGTMFRDKNNALLPNWKWVPVGYHGRASSVVISGTPVHRPNGQSKADDADAPTFGPCRLLDFELEMGFFTGPGNALGQPISPENAAEHIFGMVIVNDWSARDIQKWEYVPLGPFLAKNFATSISPWVVPMAALAPFRCAGPVQDPVPLPYLRQSGDNAVDITLEVRLKSAQMPDAARISQSNLKYMYWSVEQQLAHHTVSGCNVRPGDLMASGTISGPTPDSYGSMLELAWRGTKPLKISPSETRSFLQDGDTLSLTGWCKGDGYRVGFGEVSGKILPAVSVTKQG, from the coding sequence ATGAAAAAATATGACGCGACAACCGATCCGAAACTGAAATCGTTCATCGATGTTTCACCCGATTCGCATTTCCCGATCCAGAATTTGCCGTATGGCGTGTTTCGCCGGAAATCCGGCGGCGATTCGCACATCGGCGTTGCTATTGGCGAATTTGTGCTGGATTTATCCGAACTCGAATCCGCCGGATTGCTGAACACGAAAACGCGCTATTTTGCCGGCGAGGCTGTGCTCAACAAGTTTATGGGCGCGGGAAATGCCGTTTGGCAATCCGTTCGCGAACGCATCAGCGAGTTGCTTCGGCACGATGTTTCAACACTGCGTGACAACCAGAAAATGCGCGAAACCGTATTGATTCCCCAAAAAGATACCGAGATGCAACTACCTGTAAATATTGGCGATTACACCGATTTCTATTCGTCGGAATATCACGCCACAAATGTTGGAACGATGTTCCGCGACAAAAACAACGCGCTGTTGCCCAACTGGAAATGGGTGCCGGTCGGCTATCACGGGCGTGCCAGCTCCGTGGTGATCAGTGGAACGCCGGTGCATCGCCCCAACGGGCAATCGAAAGCAGACGACGCGGACGCACCGACATTCGGACCCTGTCGTTTGCTGGATTTCGAGTTGGAAATGGGATTTTTCACCGGTCCGGGAAATGCGCTCGGACAACCGATTTCGCCGGAAAACGCCGCCGAGCATATTTTCGGGATGGTGATTGTCAACGACTGGAGCGCCCGCGATATCCAGAAATGGGAATATGTGCCGCTCGGTCCGTTTTTGGCGAAAAACTTTGCTACCTCCATTTCGCCGTGGGTGGTGCCGATGGCGGCACTGGCGCCGTTTCGATGCGCGGGCCCGGTGCAAGATCCGGTGCCGCTGCCCTACCTCCGGCAGTCCGGCGACAACGCGGTGGATATCACACTCGAAGTGCGCCTCAAATCTGCGCAAATGCCCGACGCAGCGCGAATCAGCCAATCGAACCTGAAATACATGTACTGGAGCGTTGAGCAGCAACTGGCGCATCACACGGTGAGCGGCTGCAACGTTCGCCCGGGCGACTTGATGGCTTCCGGCACCATCAGCGGACCGACGCCGGATAGCTACGGCAGCATGCTGGAGCTCGCCTGGCGCGGCACAAAACCGCTGAAAATATCGCCGTCGGAAACGCGCAGTTTTCTGCAGGATGGCGACACACTCTCGCTGACCGGCTGGTGTAAAGGGGATGGCTATCGGGTTGGTTTTGGTGAGGTTAGCGGAAAAATTTTGCCGGCAGTTTCCGTAACGAAACAAGGCTGA
- a CDS encoding SDR family oxidoreductase translates to MKRVLVTGGAGFIGSYLCEELLKAGHDVICLDNFFTGSKRNIISMMDNKNFELIRHDITMPIFLEVDRIFHFACPASPVHYQYNPVKTVKTNVMGTINMLGMAKRVKARILQASTSEVYGDPAVHPQKESYWGNVNPIGPRSCYDEGKRVAETLTMDYYRQNRVDVRIIRIFNTYGPRMAVNDGRVVSNFIIQALRNQDITVYGQGQQTRSFCFVTDLVNGALKMMEQNNFIGPVNLGNPDEFTILELAEQVIKLTNSRSKIINLPLPQDDPTQRKPDISLAKEKLNWQPTVKLEQGLVKTIEYFDEVLTESAKEALV, encoded by the coding sequence ATGAAGCGAGTTTTGGTTACGGGTGGCGCCGGTTTTATCGGATCGTATTTATGCGAAGAATTGCTGAAAGCGGGTCACGATGTTATCTGTCTGGATAATTTTTTTACCGGCAGTAAACGTAATATTATCAGCATGATGGATAATAAAAATTTTGAGCTGATCCGCCACGATATCACCATGCCGATATTTCTGGAAGTGGACCGGATTTTCCATTTTGCCTGCCCGGCATCACCGGTTCATTATCAATACAATCCGGTGAAAACTGTGAAAACCAACGTGATGGGCACCATAAACATGTTGGGAATGGCAAAACGGGTGAAAGCACGCATTTTGCAAGCCTCGACATCCGAGGTTTACGGCGATCCGGCGGTGCATCCCCAAAAAGAAAGCTATTGGGGAAATGTCAACCCGATCGGCCCGCGCAGCTGTTACGACGAAGGCAAGCGCGTTGCCGAAACGCTGACGATGGATTATTATCGCCAGAACCGCGTTGATGTCCGTATCATCCGCATTTTTAACACTTACGGACCACGAATGGCTGTGAACGATGGTCGGGTGGTAAGTAATTTTATCATTCAGGCGTTGCGGAATCAGGATATTACGGTTTACGGACAGGGGCAGCAAACCCGTTCGTTCTGTTTCGTAACTGACTTGGTGAATGGTGCGCTGAAAATGATGGAGCAAAATAATTTTATCGGACCGGTGAATTTGGGCAATCCGGATGAATTTACGATTCTGGAATTGGCGGAACAGGTTATCAAACTGACCAATTCGCGTTCAAAAATTATCAATTTACCGCTACCTCAGGATGATCCCACCCAACGCAAACCGGATATTTCACTGGCAAAAGAAAAACTGAATTGGCAACCGACGGTTAAATTGGAACAAGGTTTGGTAAAAACCATCGAATATTTTGACGAAGTTCTGACAGAATCCGCTAAAGAAGCATTGGTTTAA
- a CDS encoding T9SS type A sorting domain-containing protein, with translation MFKKIIGLFGKLLPLIITTSLWSQSWVPLQNPTGQTLRSISMQTSTDGWICGDAGTVLHTADGWNTWSSQFLGGNDLGGLAFFDSATGVVVGDGGRIFYTHDGGNQWTETSASGFSRKLQAVAWGSNQVVWAAGRDGAVLKSADSGVSWSLQNTGIQERLYSVAAIGSDSVWAVGDDGMIIHSSDGGATWVTQASGINGQLNSIHFVSSSLGYLCGESQVKYTSNGGQTWVFRSTGILEPLNSVFFLDEISGWAVGEAGTIYHTTNGGQFWAQQLSSVADELHDVCFVSPNVGWAIGDFGRLLFYDTSTPIVQKWIPGTSQISSPLSGTYMINDQEIWACGEGGMLLHSLNAGSNWSVTNINGKDLNDVVFRDIQTAIVVGDTTIRTADGGVSWDAVAGLDTVEQLRGVAWGDGDIVWAAGNNGVITRSTDAGQNWTVLNSGVSVRFRAIAASGSDLAWVAGEEGVVLHTSDAGNSWSLQNTNTLKKFDDIQFLSATTGYACGSGSNVIYTSDGGQTWVQRDNGILTGLNGIHFLNEQKGWAVGSFGTIFATTDGGLNWIQEYGGVSQDLNDVNFSSEGHGLIVGNSGIVLRYDPLATAIANEPEQSMVKEFELLQNYPNPFNPTTTIPLSIHNNSRVKLSIYNISGQQVKVLYEGTLQYGQHEFHWNGDDQNNNLVSSGIYFYTLTMDSRESVSKKLILIR, from the coding sequence ATGTTTAAAAAGATTATTGGACTATTTGGAAAATTACTGCCACTAATTATAACAACAAGTTTGTGGTCACAAAGCTGGGTACCGTTACAAAATCCAACAGGACAAACGTTGCGCTCCATTTCGATGCAAACAAGTACCGATGGATGGATTTGTGGCGATGCGGGAACTGTTCTTCACACAGCCGATGGCTGGAACACTTGGTCATCGCAATTTCTGGGTGGGAACGATTTAGGTGGTTTGGCTTTTTTTGACAGTGCGACAGGTGTTGTGGTTGGGGATGGCGGTAGAATATTTTATACACACGATGGTGGGAACCAATGGACTGAGACAAGTGCATCGGGATTTTCAAGAAAATTACAGGCGGTAGCCTGGGGAAGCAATCAGGTTGTTTGGGCAGCTGGGCGGGATGGTGCAGTTTTAAAATCTGCGGATTCCGGAGTTAGCTGGAGCTTGCAAAATACCGGGATTCAGGAGCGCCTGTATTCTGTCGCTGCAATCGGATCAGATAGCGTTTGGGCAGTCGGTGATGATGGAATGATCATTCACAGTTCTGATGGTGGGGCAACTTGGGTAACACAAGCTTCAGGGATCAATGGGCAGTTAAATTCTATTCATTTTGTTTCCAGCTCACTCGGTTATTTATGTGGCGAATCACAAGTTAAATATACCTCAAATGGCGGTCAAACCTGGGTTTTTCGATCCACCGGGATTCTCGAACCATTGAACAGTGTGTTTTTTCTCGATGAAATTAGTGGATGGGCTGTTGGTGAAGCCGGAACGATTTATCATACAACCAATGGTGGCCAATTCTGGGCACAACAACTCAGCTCTGTTGCAGACGAACTGCACGATGTTTGTTTTGTCAGCCCAAATGTCGGATGGGCAATCGGAGATTTTGGCAGGCTGTTGTTTTATGACACCAGCACACCGATTGTTCAAAAATGGATACCGGGAACCAGCCAAATTTCATCGCCATTGAGTGGCACATATATGATCAACGATCAGGAAATTTGGGCTTGTGGTGAGGGTGGAATGTTGCTCCACTCATTAAATGCCGGTTCGAATTGGAGTGTCACAAATATTAACGGAAAAGATCTCAACGATGTTGTTTTTCGTGATATTCAAACTGCAATCGTTGTGGGCGATACAACAATTCGTACGGCAGATGGTGGTGTTTCATGGGATGCCGTTGCGGGTTTGGACACTGTTGAGCAACTGCGCGGTGTTGCGTGGGGCGATGGCGATATTGTTTGGGCAGCAGGAAATAATGGCGTCATCACTCGCTCAACAGATGCCGGACAAAATTGGACAGTGCTCAACAGTGGTGTTTCCGTTCGGTTCCGGGCAATTGCTGCAAGTGGTTCGGATCTCGCATGGGTAGCTGGAGAAGAAGGCGTTGTTCTGCACACATCTGATGCAGGAAACAGTTGGTCACTTCAAAATACAAACACGCTCAAAAAGTTTGATGATATTCAGTTCCTCTCAGCAACAACCGGTTATGCGTGTGGCAGTGGGTCAAATGTAATTTATACTTCAGATGGTGGGCAAACTTGGGTGCAACGGGATAATGGTATCCTTACTGGACTGAACGGAATCCATTTTTTGAATGAACAAAAAGGATGGGCAGTTGGCAGCTTCGGAACGATTTTCGCAACAACAGACGGTGGGCTGAACTGGATTCAGGAATACGGTGGTGTTTCCCAGGATTTGAACGATGTCAATTTTTCATCAGAGGGGCATGGCTTGATCGTTGGAAATTCAGGTATTGTTCTGCGATATGATCCATTGGCAACAGCAATTGCAAATGAACCCGAACAATCAATGGTAAAAGAGTTTGAGTTGCTGCAAAACTACCCAAACCCTTTTAACCCGACAACCACAATTCCATTGTCGATCCATAACAATTCTCGGGTTAAGTTGAGTATATACAACATTTCCGGTCAGCAAGTGAAAGTGTTGTATGAAGGTACATTGCAATACGGGCAACATGAATTCCATTGGAATGGCGATGATCAAAATAACAATCTGGTATCATCCGGAATATATTTTTATACACTTACTATGGATTCTCGTGAATCTGTGTCAAAAAAATTAATTCTGATTCGCTGA
- a CDS encoding dTDP-4-dehydrorhamnose 3,5-epimerase family protein, whose amino-acid sequence MIDGIQQQLIEINYNARGREIALAPGFSFAADAPSRMEILRKNVIRQWLVHPSDCCVACIRGDIRVALFDARRDSATFGEINELFFGEQQPQWLVIPAGVYFGYQNVGSGEAWLMCAKKGKSGEVPPPDCNFIPFEW is encoded by the coding sequence ATGATTGATGGCATTCAACAACAATTGATTGAAATAAATTACAATGCCCGGGGTAGAGAAATCGCGCTCGCTCCGGGCTTTTCTTTTGCGGCAGATGCGCCTTCCCGGATGGAAATTCTGCGCAAAAACGTTATCCGGCAATGGCTGGTGCATCCATCGGATTGTTGCGTGGCCTGCATCCGTGGCGATATCCGCGTTGCGTTATTCGACGCGCGCCGCGATTCTGCAACGTTTGGTGAAATTAACGAATTATTTTTCGGTGAGCAACAGCCGCAATGGCTGGTGATTCCTGCCGGCGTTTATTTCGGTTATCAGAATGTGGGCAGTGGCGAAGCCTGGCTGATGTGTGCTAAAAAAGGAAAATCCGGCGAGGTGCCCCCGCCGGACTGCAATTTCATTCCATTTGAGTGGTAA
- a CDS encoding ABC transporter ATP-binding protein has protein sequence MIELRNIFKYYSNNFVKTYVLQDIDLSINAGEFVTIMGPSGSGKSTLLHILGMLDSPNGGDYTFLGEPVHKLSERQRSELHKNHIGFVFQAYHLIDELTVYENIETPLLYKKVKSGERKAMVCDILDRFNIVGKKDLFPNQLSGGQQQLVGIARALISSPKLLLADEPTGNLNSAQGEEIMNVFKKLHSEGTTIVQVTHSEKNAQYGQRIIHLLDGRTNKEELLVNAS, from the coding sequence ATGATAGAATTGCGCAACATTTTCAAATATTATTCCAACAACTTCGTGAAAACGTATGTGTTGCAGGATATCGATTTGTCAATCAACGCGGGCGAATTTGTGACAATCATGGGTCCGTCCGGTTCCGGCAAATCGACATTATTGCACATTTTAGGCATGCTGGATTCGCCCAACGGCGGCGATTACACTTTTCTGGGCGAGCCGGTGCACAAGCTCAGCGAACGCCAGCGTTCGGAGTTGCACAAAAACCATATCGGGTTTGTGTTCCAGGCGTATCACCTCATCGACGAGCTGACCGTTTACGAAAACATCGAAACGCCGCTGCTCTACAAAAAAGTGAAATCCGGCGAGCGCAAAGCCATGGTTTGCGATATTCTCGACCGTTTCAACATCGTTGGCAAAAAGGATTTGTTCCCCAACCAGCTTTCCGGCGGACAGCAACAGTTGGTCGGCATCGCGCGCGCGCTGATATCCAGCCCCAAATTATTGCTGGCGGACGAACCAACCGGCAATCTCAACTCCGCTCAGGGTGAAGAAATAATGAATGTTTTCAAAAAATTGCACAGCGAGGGTACCACCATCGTGCAAGTCACCCATTCCGAAAAAAATGCCCAATACGGTCAACGAATTATTCACCTGCTCGATGGCAGAACCAATAAAGAAGAATTGCTCGTTAACGCAAGTTAA
- a CDS encoding MarR family transcriptional regulator — MDFKLNDSIGYIVNLVGREMAHTLRKAFLAENLDITPEQWGVLAMLKEQDGRNQMEIACLHFRDKANITRLLDGLERRDLVRREQDPNDRRNNLIFLSQNGNVMFDRLLPIVKRTLEKVAEPLSPEELALLKSLLHRLHDHLYEDLNVAAKKI; from the coding sequence ATGGATTTTAAGTTAAATGATTCGATCGGGTATATTGTGAACCTGGTCGGGCGGGAAATGGCGCACACGCTCCGGAAAGCATTTTTGGCGGAAAATTTGGATATCACGCCGGAGCAATGGGGCGTTTTGGCCATGCTGAAAGAGCAGGACGGGCGCAACCAGATGGAAATCGCCTGCCTGCATTTCCGCGATAAAGCCAATATTACCCGGTTGCTCGACGGGCTGGAACGGCGCGATCTGGTTCGCCGCGAACAGGATCCCAACGATCGCCGAAACAACCTGATTTTTCTCTCCCAAAACGGGAATGTGATGTTCGATCGATTGTTACCCATCGTAAAAAGAACCCTTGAAAAAGTGGCCGAACCACTATCTCCGGAAGAATTGGCGTTGCTGAAATCTTTATTGCATCGCTTACACGACCATCTGTATGAGGATTTAAATGTTGCGGCAAAAAAAATATAA
- a CDS encoding glycogen synthase, with the protein MNICFVSSEIVPFAKTGGLADVSGALGKYLNQRGHDIRLFMPYYDVLKHAGQDFHPVDFLQNIPVEFGGFTLNFSVLTTKLPGSGAETYFIHCPGLYNRGKIYTNDGDEYLRYAMLSRAAIESCQRMGWSPEIMHCNDWQTGLIPLYLKTLYAWDGLFQRTKTVLTIHNIGYQGVFSAETVDKLKLGEFRDKLPQDDLAGNMINFMKIGLLNSDIITTVSDTYAKEIQTPEYGAGMDFILRQRSNRLVGIVNGVDYHEWSPENDVHIPYKFSPDDLSGKQKNKQFLLQQLGLPYSPDVPVYGIVSRLTVQKGFELLYETLFDFLANHDVRFTVLGSGESKYTNFFYSAQNHFPTKLCFYDGYNEALAHLIEAGSDMFVMPSRYEPCGLNQIYSLKYGTVPIVRKTGGLADTVELYDWEHQTGTGFVFEYFNGDSLRWAMDYAYSTYQNKDAWLKLMRNGMAQDYSWDRQILRYEFIYNWLARQ; encoded by the coding sequence ATGAATATATGTTTCGTATCTTCCGAAATTGTGCCATTTGCCAAAACCGGCGGACTGGCGGATGTCTCCGGTGCGTTGGGCAAATACCTGAATCAGCGCGGTCACGATATCCGTTTGTTCATGCCCTATTACGATGTGCTGAAACACGCCGGACAGGATTTTCACCCGGTAGATTTTCTGCAAAATATCCCGGTTGAATTTGGCGGATTCACCCTCAATTTTAGCGTTTTGACCACAAAATTACCCGGTTCCGGCGCAGAAACTTATTTTATTCACTGCCCGGGGCTTTACAATCGCGGCAAAATTTATACAAATGACGGCGACGAATATTTACGCTACGCGATGCTGTCGCGTGCTGCAATCGAAAGCTGCCAGCGCATGGGCTGGTCGCCGGAAATCATGCATTGCAACGATTGGCAAACCGGGTTGATTCCGCTATATCTCAAAACGCTGTACGCATGGGACGGGCTGTTTCAGCGCACCAAAACCGTGCTGACGATCCACAATATCGGCTATCAGGGCGTTTTCTCTGCAGAAACGGTGGACAAACTGAAACTCGGCGAATTTCGCGATAAGCTGCCGCAGGACGATCTCGCCGGCAATATGATTAATTTCATGAAAATCGGGTTGCTCAACAGCGATATCATCACGACCGTGAGCGATACTTACGCCAAAGAAATCCAGACGCCGGAATACGGTGCGGGCATGGATTTCATTTTGCGGCAGCGCAGTAACCGACTGGTGGGTATCGTCAACGGGGTGGATTACCACGAATGGAGCCCGGAAAATGATGTGCACATTCCCTATAAATTTTCCCCGGACGACCTCTCCGGCAAACAGAAAAACAAACAATTTTTACTGCAGCAATTGGGGTTACCATACAGCCCGGACGTACCGGTTTACGGCATCGTTTCGCGGTTGACCGTGCAAAAAGGCTTTGAGCTGCTGTACGAAACGCTGTTCGATTTTTTGGCGAATCACGATGTGCGCTTTACCGTGCTCGGCAGCGGCGAATCGAAATACACCAATTTCTTTTACAGCGCCCAAAATCATTTTCCCACAAAGCTCTGTTTTTATGATGGTTACAACGAGGCATTGGCGCATCTCATCGAAGCGGGCAGCGATATGTTTGTGATGCCCTCGCGATACGAACCCTGCGGATTGAACCAGATTTACAGCCTGAAATACGGCACAGTGCCTATCGTTCGCAAAACCGGCGGGCTGGCGGACACGGTCGAGCTTTACGATTGGGAGCACCAAACCGGCACCGGATTTGTATTCGAATATTTCAACGGCGACAGCCTCCGCTGGGCGATGGATTACGCCTATTCGACCTATCAAAATAAAGATGCCTGGCTGAAGTTGATGCGCAACGGCATGGCGCAGGATTATTCGTGGGATCGCCAGATTTTGCGATATGAATTTATTTATAACTGGCTGGCTCGACAGTAG
- a CDS encoding efflux RND transporter periplasmic adaptor subunit, producing the protein MDRKIEKKTWTTKRITYLALGSLFLLFLIYNIGFGDYGSRLNVEKEKLSISTVYRGDFQEFIVVTGTVMPIKTVYLDAIEGGQVDTIYCEAGTLLKAGDPILRLENTSLLIQISNQDAQVVEQRNLLTNTRFNLDQNRTRGRELLINREYEIRRLQRIYERQKELHEANLISKDDYLQAKDDFEFEVRRQKLNLEAFKRDSIFQDVQLKQLESSLDRLDDNLRIAQKRLENLTIRAPIGGQLTSLNAEIGESKSQGERIGQLDVLDGFKVRVAVDEHYIARIGIGQSGAFDFAGETYQMTTRKIYPEVTNGRFEVDMEFDGEEPEGIRRGQTARVRLELGDLSEAVMLDRGGFFQKTGGNWVYVVDPSGEVATKRNIRLGRQNTQVFEVLEGLQPGEKVITSSYDNYGDIDKLVIKD; encoded by the coding sequence ATGGATCGAAAGATCGAAAAAAAAACCTGGACGACAAAACGCATAACCTACCTCGCGCTCGGCAGTTTGTTTCTGCTGTTTCTGATTTACAACATCGGGTTTGGCGATTACGGCTCGCGCCTGAATGTTGAGAAGGAAAAACTGAGCATCAGCACGGTGTATCGCGGCGATTTTCAGGAATTTATTGTGGTGACCGGTACGGTTATGCCCATCAAAACAGTGTATCTGGACGCCATCGAAGGCGGGCAGGTGGACACCATTTATTGCGAAGCCGGCACGCTTCTCAAAGCCGGTGACCCGATTTTACGGCTGGAAAACACCAGCTTGCTCATTCAAATTTCCAATCAGGATGCGCAGGTGGTAGAACAGCGCAACCTGCTCACCAACACCCGCTTCAATCTCGACCAAAACCGCACCCGCGGTCGCGAACTGCTCATCAATCGCGAGTACGAAATCCGGCGATTGCAGCGCATTTACGAACGCCAGAAAGAATTGCACGAAGCCAACCTCATTTCCAAAGATGATTATTTGCAGGCAAAAGATGATTTTGAGTTTGAAGTGCGTCGCCAAAAACTGAATCTGGAAGCGTTTAAACGCGACTCCATTTTTCAGGATGTGCAGCTCAAACAGCTCGAAAGTTCGTTGGACCGGCTGGATGACAATCTGCGCATTGCGCAGAAACGGCTGGAAAATTTGACCATTCGCGCACCGATCGGCGGACAGCTCACCTCGTTGAATGCCGAAATCGGTGAATCAAAATCGCAAGGTGAGCGCATCGGGCAACTTGATGTTTTGGATGGATTTAAGGTTCGCGTCGCGGTGGATGAACACTACATTGCGCGGATCGGCATCGGGCAATCCGGCGCATTTGATTTTGCCGGTGAAACGTATCAGATGACGACACGTAAAATTTATCCGGAAGTGACCAACGGTCGCTTTGAAGTGGATATGGAATTTGACGGGGAAGAACCGGAGGGCATCCGGCGCGGACAAACCGCACGCGTCCGGCTGGAATTGGGCGACCTTTCCGAAGCTGTGATGCTCGATCGAGGTGGTTTTTTCCAGAAAACCGGCGGGAATTGGGTGTATGTTGTCGATCCTTCCGGTGAAGTTGCCACCAAACGGAACATCCGGCTCGGGCGGCAAAATACCCAGGTTTTTGAAGTGCTCGAAGGGCTGCAACCCGGCGAAAAGGTCATCACCTCTTCATACGATAACTATGGCGATATTGATAAACTGGTCATCAAAGACTGA
- a CDS encoding HDOD domain-containing protein, whose product MSQSLNSVDAKKKLFSIKRLPASPRIVQEVIDLWKDPNTSMKQYEQTIGKDPGLTAEVLKVVNSPYYGLKNRVSNLRMALSMLGLREAYRIVANRGFYAVFKSVFKNAKFDINLVWQHSQTTANVAFALAEKFLPNQSSDAYVAGLLHDVGKLCMAQFFPEEWEELMAGYVWQKDEGLDMEEKFFGITHAELGAVLMVRWNIPKEIVLPVRYHHDPYSATDMRDLVNIIYYAEKISTHMMTEVNRSQINEYFVENSTWFRMREDFPEMNLLENEALFEELQKSISQEM is encoded by the coding sequence ATGTCCCAGTCGCTGAATAGCGTGGATGCAAAAAAGAAGCTATTTTCAATAAAACGGTTGCCGGCCAGTCCGCGCATCGTTCAGGAAGTTATCGATTTGTGGAAAGATCCCAATACATCGATGAAGCAGTACGAACAGACCATCGGGAAAGATCCCGGATTGACTGCCGAAGTGCTGAAAGTGGTGAACTCTCCATATTACGGACTCAAAAACCGGGTGAGCAATTTGCGAATGGCGTTATCGATGCTCGGGCTACGGGAAGCCTACCGGATTGTGGCAAACCGGGGATTTTATGCCGTTTTCAAATCGGTTTTCAAAAATGCCAAATTTGATATCAATCTGGTTTGGCAGCATAGCCAAACCACTGCAAATGTTGCATTTGCGTTGGCAGAAAAATTTTTGCCGAACCAATCATCCGATGCATACGTTGCCGGATTGCTTCACGATGTCGGCAAGTTATGCATGGCGCAGTTTTTCCCGGAAGAATGGGAAGAATTGATGGCGGGATATGTCTGGCAAAAGGATGAAGGCTTGGACATGGAGGAAAAATTTTTCGGGATAACCCACGCGGAACTCGGTGCTGTGTTAATGGTTCGCTGGAATATTCCCAAAGAAATTGTTCTGCCGGTGCGTTACCATCACGACCCGTATTCAGCAACGGACATGCGAGATCTGGTAAACATAATTTATTATGCGGAAAAAATCTCAACGCACATGATGACGGAAGTTAACCGCAGCCAGATCAATGAGTATTTTGTGGAAAATTCAACCTGGTTCCGGATGCGCGAGGATTTTCCAGAAATGAATTTGCTGGAAAACGAAGCGTTGTTCGAAGAGCTCCAAAAATCAATTTCTCAGGAAATGTAA